A section of the Oncorhynchus nerka isolate Pitt River linkage group LG3, Oner_Uvic_2.0, whole genome shotgun sequence genome encodes:
- the LOC115101298 gene encoding carcinoembryonic antigen-related cell adhesion molecule 1-like isoform X2, whose product MVASVVVFLTMAILSGYCAGLEVLPPGPVNGTLGGNVFFKTTINPTTLSAIVWTFGDTPVIMVDFLSSEGPVTGEGYVGRIRLDNSTGSLELLKLTIADNGEYRVNLRESDLMYLSNTSLNVYETVSGATITITPNPPIIEGGSVTLTCDAAGFNITREWMKDGHPVSSCDDIILSVDKRVLSIKKRTDSGEYLCRVSNHVSSENASDTVNVIYGPDGMEIKGPNEIEVGQKFTLTCSAYSNPPTSYTWMHNETEIPGHSPEFTKEKSEYSDSGEYTCSATNDVTGNKTSVVHKLSVKAEGSPTPDGLSVVVITGTVIIVLLVVEVAVSVAVYFIKKNGNVEPMHRGGSQQHVYENPSPVYENPSPVYENPSPVYESPSPVRDNTQQNQSPPLPLTDFKSTYDTRIMQ is encoded by the exons ATGGTGGCATCTGTAGTCGTCTTTCTTACCATGGCAATACTCTCAG GATATTGTGCTGGTCTAGAAGTGCTTCCTCCTGGACCTGTGAATGGAACATTGGGAGGAAACGTGTTTTTCAAAACCACCATCAATCCAACGACACTTAGTGCAATCGTCTGGACTTTTGGTGATACCCCTGTCATCATGGTTGACTTTCTCAGTTCTGAAGGTCCTGTGACCGGAGAGGGATATGTTGGCAGGATCAGACTGGACAATAGCACTGGATCTCTGGAGCTCTTGAAACTGACCATTGCTGACAATGGAGAATACAGAGTGAACCTAAGAGAGTCTGATTTGATGTATTTGTCAAATACTTCACTGAATGTCTATG AAACAGTATCAGGTGCTACTATCACAATTACCCCAAACCCACCAATCATCGAGGGGGGCTCTGTCACTTTAACCTGTGATGCAGCTGGCTTCAACATCACCAGAGAGTGGATGAAGGATGGTCATCCTGTGTCTTCCTGTGACGATATCATATTATCTGTGGATAAGAGAGTGCTGTCCATAAAGAAGAGAACAGACAGTGGCGAATACCTGTGTAGAGTCAGCAACCATGTCAGCTCTGAAAATGCCAGTGACACTGTGAATGTAATCT ATGGACCTGATGGTATGGAAATCAAGGGTCCAAATGAAATAGAAGTAGGACAGAAGTTTACATTGACCTGCTCTGCCTACTCCAACCCACCTACTAGTTACACCTGGATGCACAATGAGACAGAGATACCTGGACATTCCCCTGAGTTCACTAAAGAGAAAAGTGAATACTCTGACAGTGGGGAATACACCTGTTCAGCAACAAATGATGTCACCGGAAACAAAACATCTGTGGTCCATAAACTGTCAGTAAAAG CGGAGGGCTCTCCGACTCCAGACGGGCTGTCTGTTGTTGTCATCACTGGGACTGTGATTATAGTGTTGCTGGTTGTGGAAGTGGCAGTTAGTGTTGCAGTCTATTTCATCAAGAAAAATGG CAATGTTGAGCCAATGCATCGAGGAG GCTCgcaacaacatgtatatgagAACCCATCACCTGTGTATGAGAACCCATCACCTGTGTATGAGAACCCATCACCTGTGTATGAGAGCCCATCACCTGTGCGTGACAACACACAACAAAATCaatctccacctctacccctgACA GACTTCAAGAGTACCTATGATACAAGGATAATG CAGTAA
- the LOC115101298 gene encoding carcinoembryonic antigen-related cell adhesion molecule 1-like isoform X3 — MVASVVVFLTMAILSGYCAGLEVLPPGPVNGTLGGNVFFKTTINPTTLSAIVWTFGDTPVIMVDFLSSEGPVTGEGYVGRIRLDNSTGSLELLKLTIADNGEYRVNLRESDLMYLSNTSLNVYETVSGATITITPNPPIIEGGSVTLTCDAAGFNITREWMKDGHPVSSCDDIILSVDKRVLSIKKRTDSGEYLCRVSNHVSSENASDTVNVIYGPDGMEIKGPNEIEVGQKFTLTCSAYSNPPTSYTWMHNETEIPGHSPEFTKEKSEYSDSGEYTCSATNDVTGNKTSVVHKLSVKAEGSPTPDGLSVVVITGTVIIVLLVVEVAVSVAVYFIKKNGSNVEPMHRGGSQQHVYENPSPVYENPSPVYENPSPVYESPSPVRDNTQQNQSPPLPLTDFKSTYDTRIM, encoded by the exons ATGGTGGCATCTGTAGTCGTCTTTCTTACCATGGCAATACTCTCAG GATATTGTGCTGGTCTAGAAGTGCTTCCTCCTGGACCTGTGAATGGAACATTGGGAGGAAACGTGTTTTTCAAAACCACCATCAATCCAACGACACTTAGTGCAATCGTCTGGACTTTTGGTGATACCCCTGTCATCATGGTTGACTTTCTCAGTTCTGAAGGTCCTGTGACCGGAGAGGGATATGTTGGCAGGATCAGACTGGACAATAGCACTGGATCTCTGGAGCTCTTGAAACTGACCATTGCTGACAATGGAGAATACAGAGTGAACCTAAGAGAGTCTGATTTGATGTATTTGTCAAATACTTCACTGAATGTCTATG AAACAGTATCAGGTGCTACTATCACAATTACCCCAAACCCACCAATCATCGAGGGGGGCTCTGTCACTTTAACCTGTGATGCAGCTGGCTTCAACATCACCAGAGAGTGGATGAAGGATGGTCATCCTGTGTCTTCCTGTGACGATATCATATTATCTGTGGATAAGAGAGTGCTGTCCATAAAGAAGAGAACAGACAGTGGCGAATACCTGTGTAGAGTCAGCAACCATGTCAGCTCTGAAAATGCCAGTGACACTGTGAATGTAATCT ATGGACCTGATGGTATGGAAATCAAGGGTCCAAATGAAATAGAAGTAGGACAGAAGTTTACATTGACCTGCTCTGCCTACTCCAACCCACCTACTAGTTACACCTGGATGCACAATGAGACAGAGATACCTGGACATTCCCCTGAGTTCACTAAAGAGAAAAGTGAATACTCTGACAGTGGGGAATACACCTGTTCAGCAACAAATGATGTCACCGGAAACAAAACATCTGTGGTCCATAAACTGTCAGTAAAAG CGGAGGGCTCTCCGACTCCAGACGGGCTGTCTGTTGTTGTCATCACTGGGACTGTGATTATAGTGTTGCTGGTTGTGGAAGTGGCAGTTAGTGTTGCAGTCTATTTCATCAAGAAAAATGG AAGCAATGTTGAGCCAATGCATCGAGGAG GCTCgcaacaacatgtatatgagAACCCATCACCTGTGTATGAGAACCCATCACCTGTGTATGAGAACCCATCACCTGTGTATGAGAGCCCATCACCTGTGCGTGACAACACACAACAAAATCaatctccacctctacccctgACA GACTTCAAGAGTACCTATGATACAAGGATAATG TAA
- the LOC115101298 gene encoding carcinoembryonic antigen-related cell adhesion molecule 1-like isoform X1, whose product MVASVVVFLTMAILSGYCAGLEVLPPGPVNGTLGGNVFFKTTINPTTLSAIVWTFGDTPVIMVDFLSSEGPVTGEGYVGRIRLDNSTGSLELLKLTIADNGEYRVNLRESDLMYLSNTSLNVYETVSGATITITPNPPIIEGGSVTLTCDAAGFNITREWMKDGHPVSSCDDIILSVDKRVLSIKKRTDSGEYLCRVSNHVSSENASDTVNVIYGPDGMEIKGPNEIEVGQKFTLTCSAYSNPPTSYTWMHNETEIPGHSPEFTKEKSEYSDSGEYTCSATNDVTGNKTSVVHKLSVKAEGSPTPDGLSVVVITGTVIIVLLVVEVAVSVAVYFIKKNGSNVEPMHRGGSQQHVYENPSPVYENPSPVYENPSPVYESPSPVRDNTQQNQSPPLPLTDFKSTYDTRIMQ is encoded by the exons ATGGTGGCATCTGTAGTCGTCTTTCTTACCATGGCAATACTCTCAG GATATTGTGCTGGTCTAGAAGTGCTTCCTCCTGGACCTGTGAATGGAACATTGGGAGGAAACGTGTTTTTCAAAACCACCATCAATCCAACGACACTTAGTGCAATCGTCTGGACTTTTGGTGATACCCCTGTCATCATGGTTGACTTTCTCAGTTCTGAAGGTCCTGTGACCGGAGAGGGATATGTTGGCAGGATCAGACTGGACAATAGCACTGGATCTCTGGAGCTCTTGAAACTGACCATTGCTGACAATGGAGAATACAGAGTGAACCTAAGAGAGTCTGATTTGATGTATTTGTCAAATACTTCACTGAATGTCTATG AAACAGTATCAGGTGCTACTATCACAATTACCCCAAACCCACCAATCATCGAGGGGGGCTCTGTCACTTTAACCTGTGATGCAGCTGGCTTCAACATCACCAGAGAGTGGATGAAGGATGGTCATCCTGTGTCTTCCTGTGACGATATCATATTATCTGTGGATAAGAGAGTGCTGTCCATAAAGAAGAGAACAGACAGTGGCGAATACCTGTGTAGAGTCAGCAACCATGTCAGCTCTGAAAATGCCAGTGACACTGTGAATGTAATCT ATGGACCTGATGGTATGGAAATCAAGGGTCCAAATGAAATAGAAGTAGGACAGAAGTTTACATTGACCTGCTCTGCCTACTCCAACCCACCTACTAGTTACACCTGGATGCACAATGAGACAGAGATACCTGGACATTCCCCTGAGTTCACTAAAGAGAAAAGTGAATACTCTGACAGTGGGGAATACACCTGTTCAGCAACAAATGATGTCACCGGAAACAAAACATCTGTGGTCCATAAACTGTCAGTAAAAG CGGAGGGCTCTCCGACTCCAGACGGGCTGTCTGTTGTTGTCATCACTGGGACTGTGATTATAGTGTTGCTGGTTGTGGAAGTGGCAGTTAGTGTTGCAGTCTATTTCATCAAGAAAAATGG AAGCAATGTTGAGCCAATGCATCGAGGAG GCTCgcaacaacatgtatatgagAACCCATCACCTGTGTATGAGAACCCATCACCTGTGTATGAGAACCCATCACCTGTGTATGAGAGCCCATCACCTGTGCGTGACAACACACAACAAAATCaatctccacctctacccctgACA GACTTCAAGAGTACCTATGATACAAGGATAATG CAGTAA